A genomic region of Anopheles aquasalis chromosome Y, idAnoAquaMG_Q_19, whole genome shotgun sequence contains the following coding sequences:
- the LOC126579850 gene encoding uncharacterized protein LOC126579850 isoform X1 has protein sequence MSAPVDVDSNVPVDPRVQIELEKLNEATDNINKHEVDLDEAKNEFRELLRESAEKIKAIAKKVGNSIEVAKPYYEARLYASQLAKETQQCALNFDKAKSVHAAAKEMVYLAEQGLGEKSTLDTACQEMLTHATTRVNESQNECTEMRNVLKISELKLEVANNRVCKLHSQLKGAIRASSFDIRRNLLMINVLAYQHALLFLPYYELRANYNALLLEQKQKVVELESKVAASKLRYNEALSNLELISEEIHRQRKARRANSTDDDGAGSCSSGSSATAHRTKLLAMHLPAFGVCPSGAAGSASAVPPTARIECSDEYLEFPAKLTVKASPVKQRYLDKLDCPHLLKDFARKTSPSAESDSDNCQYSPNPTIDDITNMSSEEIEQWTEIRLSNSNSTSSSSGYSQHNSLVLDDAPTPQDETTDSSSDDSPKAKARIIKQITYGPASTINPPHPSGPGSQPFEAMAPRGISGWIAKTAGSSIAGSAAPTVATATAATSGPMANLATCSGTGGGGGGARRQSLDIIIDTGDRVKDAFTQGIQRIGKSLERRNSESEATGDDAVSVGSDFFLFQRSDPAKDGLSDEQVENLLLDQDCTDIFHNVVNISK, from the exons atgagcGCGCCAGTGGATGTCGATAGTAACGTCCCGGTGGATCCGCGGGTTCAG ATTGAGCTGGAAAAGCTGAACGAAGCGACCGATAACATCAACAAACATGAGGTGGACCTGGAC GAGGCGAAGAATGAGTTCCGCGAGCTGCTGCGGGAAAGCGCTGAGAAGATCAAGGCCATCGCAAAGAAGGTGGGCAACTCGATTGAAGTGGCCAAACCGTACTACGAAGCGCGCCTGTACGCATCCCAG CTGGCCAAGGAGACGCAACAGTGCGCGCTAAACTTTGATAAGGCCAAGTCGGTACATGCGGCGGCCAAAGAGATGGTGTACCTGGCGGAGCAGGGCTTAGGAGAGAAGTCGACACTCGACACGGCCTGTCAGGAGATGCTGACGCACGCGACGACCCGGGTCAACGAGAGCCAGAACGAATGTACCGAGATGCGGAACGTGTTGAAGATCAGCGAGCTGAAGCTGGAGGTGGCTAACAATCGGGTGTGCAAGCTGCACTCGCAACTCAAGGGTGCGATCCGCGCCTCGAG CTTTGATATTCGGCGCAATCTGTTGATGATCAATGTGCTTGCTTACCAGCACGCGTTGCTTTTCCT GCCATATTACGAGCTGCGTGCCAATTACAACGCCTTGCTGCtggaacagaagcagaaggtggTGGAGCTGGAGTCCAAGGTGGCCGCGTCGAAGCTGCGATACAACGAGGCACTCAGCAACCTGGAGCTGATCTCCGAGGAGATCCATCGGCAGCGCAAGGCACGGCGAGCCAACAGCACGGACGATGATGGCGCCGGATCGTGCTCTTCCGGATCGTCGGCCACCGCCCACCGCACTAAGCTGCTGGCGATGCATCTACCCGCGTTCGGTGTCTGCCCGTCGGGAGCGGCTGGCAGCGCGTCGGCCGTGCCACCGACGGCCCGGATCGAGTGCAGCGACGAGTATCTGGAGTTTCCGGCCAAGCTGACGGTGAAGGCGAGCCCGGTGAAGCAGCGTTACCTAGACAAGCTAGACTGTCCGCACCTGCTGAAAGACTTTGCGCGCAAGACGAGCCCGAGCGCCGAGAGCGACTCGGACAACTGCCAGTACTCGCCGAatccgacgatcgacgacatcACCAACATGTCGTCGGAGGAGATCGAGCAGTGGACCGAGATCCGCCTGTCGAACTCgaacagtaccagcagcagctccgggTACTCCCAGCACAACTCGCTGGTGCTCGACGACGCGCCGACCCCGCAAGACGAGACGACCGACTCGTCTTCCGACGACAGCCCCAAGGCAAAGGCGCGTATTATCAAACAGATCACGTATGGGCCGGCATCGACGATAAATCCTCCGCACCCATCCGGCCCCGGCAGCCAACCTTTCGAAGCCATGGCACCGCGTGGCATCAGCGGCTGGATCGCTAAGACGGCCGGCAGTTCCATCGCTGGCAGCGCGGCTCCCACCGTCgctaccgctactgctgctactagtgggCCCATGGCCAATCTAGCTACTTGCTCCGGCACaggcgggggtggtggtggtgcacgtcGACAAAGTctcgacatcatcatcgatacGGGCGACCGGGTGAAGGACGCGTTCACGCAGGGTATCCAGCGGATTGGCAAGTCACTCGAGCGGAGAAACAGCGAGTCCGAAGCCACCGGTGACGACGCGGTATCGGTCGGTagcgatttttttctcttccagcgCTCGGACCCTGCGAAGGATGGTCTCTCGGATGAGCAAGTGGAGAACCTACTTCTAGACCAAGACTGCACGGACATCTTTCACAACGTAGTGAACATATCAAAGTAA
- the LOC126579850 gene encoding uncharacterized protein LOC126579850 isoform X2: MSAPVDVDSNVPVDPRVQIELEKLNEATDNINKHEVDLDEAKNEFRELLRESAEKIKAIAKKVGNSIEVAKPYYEARLYASQLAKETQQCALNFDKAKSVHAAAKEMVYLAEQGLGEKSTLDTACQEMLTHATTRVNESQNECTEMRNVLKISELKLEVANNRVCKLHSQLKGAIRASRPYYELRANYNALLLEQKQKVVELESKVAASKLRYNEALSNLELISEEIHRQRKARRANSTDDDGAGSCSSGSSATAHRTKLLAMHLPAFGVCPSGAAGSASAVPPTARIECSDEYLEFPAKLTVKASPVKQRYLDKLDCPHLLKDFARKTSPSAESDSDNCQYSPNPTIDDITNMSSEEIEQWTEIRLSNSNSTSSSSGYSQHNSLVLDDAPTPQDETTDSSSDDSPKAKARIIKQITYGPASTINPPHPSGPGSQPFEAMAPRGISGWIAKTAGSSIAGSAAPTVATATAATSGPMANLATCSGTGGGGGGARRQSLDIIIDTGDRVKDAFTQGIQRIGKSLERRNSESEATGDDAVSVGSDFFLFQRSDPAKDGLSDEQVENLLLDQDCTDIFHNVVNISK; the protein is encoded by the exons atgagcGCGCCAGTGGATGTCGATAGTAACGTCCCGGTGGATCCGCGGGTTCAG ATTGAGCTGGAAAAGCTGAACGAAGCGACCGATAACATCAACAAACATGAGGTGGACCTGGAC GAGGCGAAGAATGAGTTCCGCGAGCTGCTGCGGGAAAGCGCTGAGAAGATCAAGGCCATCGCAAAGAAGGTGGGCAACTCGATTGAAGTGGCCAAACCGTACTACGAAGCGCGCCTGTACGCATCCCAG CTGGCCAAGGAGACGCAACAGTGCGCGCTAAACTTTGATAAGGCCAAGTCGGTACATGCGGCGGCCAAAGAGATGGTGTACCTGGCGGAGCAGGGCTTAGGAGAGAAGTCGACACTCGACACGGCCTGTCAGGAGATGCTGACGCACGCGACGACCCGGGTCAACGAGAGCCAGAACGAATGTACCGAGATGCGGAACGTGTTGAAGATCAGCGAGCTGAAGCTGGAGGTGGCTAACAATCGGGTGTGCAAGCTGCACTCGCAACTCAAGGGTGCGATCCGCGCCTCGAG GCCATATTACGAGCTGCGTGCCAATTACAACGCCTTGCTGCtggaacagaagcagaaggtggTGGAGCTGGAGTCCAAGGTGGCCGCGTCGAAGCTGCGATACAACGAGGCACTCAGCAACCTGGAGCTGATCTCCGAGGAGATCCATCGGCAGCGCAAGGCACGGCGAGCCAACAGCACGGACGATGATGGCGCCGGATCGTGCTCTTCCGGATCGTCGGCCACCGCCCACCGCACTAAGCTGCTGGCGATGCATCTACCCGCGTTCGGTGTCTGCCCGTCGGGAGCGGCTGGCAGCGCGTCGGCCGTGCCACCGACGGCCCGGATCGAGTGCAGCGACGAGTATCTGGAGTTTCCGGCCAAGCTGACGGTGAAGGCGAGCCCGGTGAAGCAGCGTTACCTAGACAAGCTAGACTGTCCGCACCTGCTGAAAGACTTTGCGCGCAAGACGAGCCCGAGCGCCGAGAGCGACTCGGACAACTGCCAGTACTCGCCGAatccgacgatcgacgacatcACCAACATGTCGTCGGAGGAGATCGAGCAGTGGACCGAGATCCGCCTGTCGAACTCgaacagtaccagcagcagctccgggTACTCCCAGCACAACTCGCTGGTGCTCGACGACGCGCCGACCCCGCAAGACGAGACGACCGACTCGTCTTCCGACGACAGCCCCAAGGCAAAGGCGCGTATTATCAAACAGATCACGTATGGGCCGGCATCGACGATAAATCCTCCGCACCCATCCGGCCCCGGCAGCCAACCTTTCGAAGCCATGGCACCGCGTGGCATCAGCGGCTGGATCGCTAAGACGGCCGGCAGTTCCATCGCTGGCAGCGCGGCTCCCACCGTCgctaccgctactgctgctactagtgggCCCATGGCCAATCTAGCTACTTGCTCCGGCACaggcgggggtggtggtggtgcacgtcGACAAAGTctcgacatcatcatcgatacGGGCGACCGGGTGAAGGACGCGTTCACGCAGGGTATCCAGCGGATTGGCAAGTCACTCGAGCGGAGAAACAGCGAGTCCGAAGCCACCGGTGACGACGCGGTATCGGTCGGTagcgatttttttctcttccagcgCTCGGACCCTGCGAAGGATGGTCTCTCGGATGAGCAAGTGGAGAACCTACTTCTAGACCAAGACTGCACGGACATCTTTCACAACGTAGTGAACATATCAAAGTAA